One stretch of Burkholderia pyrrocinia DNA includes these proteins:
- a CDS encoding 2,3-butanediol dehydrogenase, whose protein sequence is MRALQWHGPRDVRLVEIDTPRTGPGEVRIAVAYCGICGSDLHEYADGPHAIPVDTPHPLSRRTAPLTLGHEFCGTVVEVGEGVTTLNPGDCVAVEPEYRCHQCAYCRSGSYNLCVSMGFAGLMGDGGMADFAVVPAYMLHRLPDGVSLEQAAVMEPAAVALHALRRAELRLGDTCAVFGLGPIGLLLIQLAKLQGATTIVAVDVSPERLAAAARLGATHTFNARSLDASVLRDAIREASGGLGVDASFEAAGLPATFEAAMQALRKGGRVVMVGLMPHAGFDAFRAVNDELTFTASVGYRHAYEDLLRIVASGALDLTSIVTRTVSLEDAVADGFDALLADRTQIKILVSPAQRCARRAHTVGSIEHESSVGV, encoded by the coding sequence ATGCGTGCACTTCAATGGCATGGCCCGCGCGACGTCCGTCTCGTGGAAATCGACACGCCGCGCACGGGGCCGGGCGAGGTGCGCATCGCGGTCGCGTATTGCGGCATCTGCGGCAGCGACCTGCACGAATACGCGGACGGCCCGCACGCGATTCCGGTCGACACGCCGCACCCGCTGTCGCGGCGCACCGCGCCGCTGACGCTCGGCCACGAGTTCTGCGGCACCGTCGTCGAAGTCGGCGAGGGCGTGACGACACTGAACCCGGGCGACTGCGTCGCCGTCGAGCCCGAATATCGCTGCCACCAATGCGCATATTGCCGCTCGGGGTCGTACAACCTGTGCGTGTCGATGGGCTTCGCAGGCCTGATGGGCGACGGCGGGATGGCCGATTTCGCGGTCGTGCCGGCCTACATGCTGCATCGGCTGCCCGACGGCGTCAGTCTCGAACAGGCCGCCGTGATGGAACCCGCCGCCGTCGCGCTGCATGCGTTGCGCCGCGCCGAGCTCCGGCTCGGCGACACCTGCGCGGTATTCGGGCTCGGGCCGATCGGCCTGCTGCTGATCCAGCTCGCGAAGCTGCAGGGCGCGACGACCATCGTCGCGGTCGACGTGTCGCCCGAGCGCCTCGCGGCCGCCGCGCGTCTCGGTGCGACGCACACGTTCAACGCGCGCTCGCTCGACGCGTCCGTGCTGCGCGACGCGATCCGCGAGGCATCGGGCGGGCTCGGCGTCGATGCGAGCTTCGAGGCGGCCGGGTTGCCCGCCACGTTCGAAGCGGCGATGCAGGCGCTGCGCAAGGGCGGCCGCGTCGTAATGGTCGGCCTGATGCCGCATGCGGGCTTCGATGCGTTCCGCGCGGTCAACGACGAACTGACCTTCACGGCGAGCGTCGGCTACCGGCACGCATACGAAGACCTGCTGCGCATCGTCGCGTCGGGCGCGCTCGACCTCACGTCGATCGTCACGCGCACCGTGTCGCTCGAAGATGCCGTCGCCGACGGCTTCGACGCGCTGCTCGCCGATCGCACGCAGATCAAGATCCTGGTTTCCCCCGCGCAGCGGTGCGCCCGCCGCGCACACACCGTCGGGAGCATCGAGCATGAGTCGTCCGTTGGCGTTTGA
- a CDS encoding MFS transporter: MTSHPSPKLAWTYENRLLLILFMTFGFVFFDRLALSFLFPFMSAELHLTNAQLGMVSSALALTWALSGAATGAWSDARGTRKPLLIAAVLGFSVCSALSGFVGGFASLIAFRALMGIAEGPVLPLSQSLMVESSTPSRRGLNMGLLQGSAAGLLGAMIGPPVVIGIATAYGWREAFYVSCIPGFLIAFCIWRWVREMPPGGARHAQADTVGAAAAGGAAVSRWALLKERNILLCVLISCFFLTWFVVIISFAPVFLVDSRHLSPSDMGVVMTCLGAAWVFWGFAVPAISDRIGRRPTMIVFALVAAACPVAMIHANSLWALCALVLATYTGLGCFTLFMATIPAETVPPRAIASALGLIMGAGELIGGFVAPTVAGFAADRYGLQFAMWTSATGAILACVLSFGLVETAPAVLRKRAPAGAAANRLDTQNLGGR; this comes from the coding sequence ATGACATCCCACCCTTCCCCCAAACTCGCATGGACGTACGAGAACAGGCTGCTGCTGATCCTGTTCATGACGTTCGGCTTCGTGTTCTTCGACCGCCTCGCGCTGTCGTTCCTGTTCCCGTTCATGTCGGCCGAACTGCACCTGACGAATGCGCAGCTCGGCATGGTGTCGTCCGCGCTCGCGCTCACGTGGGCGCTGTCCGGTGCCGCGACCGGTGCGTGGTCCGACGCGCGCGGCACGCGCAAGCCGCTGCTGATCGCGGCCGTGCTTGGCTTTTCCGTGTGCTCGGCGCTGTCGGGGTTCGTCGGCGGCTTCGCGAGCCTGATCGCATTCCGTGCGCTGATGGGCATCGCCGAAGGCCCCGTGCTGCCGCTGTCGCAGTCGCTGATGGTCGAGAGTTCGACGCCGAGCCGCCGCGGGCTGAACATGGGCCTTCTGCAAGGCTCGGCCGCCGGCCTGCTCGGCGCGATGATCGGCCCGCCGGTCGTGATCGGCATCGCAACCGCGTACGGCTGGCGCGAGGCGTTCTACGTATCGTGTATTCCGGGCTTCCTGATCGCCTTCTGCATCTGGCGCTGGGTTCGCGAAATGCCGCCCGGCGGCGCACGGCATGCGCAGGCCGACACCGTCGGCGCGGCAGCGGCGGGCGGCGCGGCCGTCAGCCGCTGGGCGCTGCTGAAGGAACGCAACATCCTGCTCTGCGTGTTGATCAGTTGCTTCTTCCTCACGTGGTTCGTCGTGATCATCTCGTTCGCGCCGGTCTTCCTCGTCGACAGCCGCCATCTTTCGCCGTCCGACATGGGCGTCGTGATGACCTGCCTCGGCGCCGCATGGGTGTTCTGGGGCTTCGCGGTGCCGGCGATCTCCGACCGGATCGGCCGCAGGCCGACGATGATCGTGTTCGCGCTGGTCGCCGCCGCGTGCCCGGTCGCGATGATTCACGCGAATTCGCTGTGGGCGCTCTGCGCGCTCGTGCTCGCGACCTACACGGGCCTTGGCTGCTTCACGCTGTTCATGGCGACGATCCCGGCCGAAACGGTGCCACCGCGCGCGATCGCCAGCGCGCTCGGGCTGATCATGGGCGCCGGCGAGCTGATCGGCGGCTTCGTCGCGCCGACCGTCGCCGGCTTCGCGGCCGACCGCTACGGCCTGCAGTTCGCGATGTGGACGTCGGCAACCGGCGCGATTCTCGCGTGCGTGCTGTCGTTCGGCCTCGTCGAAACCGCGCCCGCCGTGCTGCGCAAGCGCGCACCCGCCGGCGCCGCCGCGAACCGTCTCGATACGCAGAACCTCGGAGGACGCTGA
- a CDS encoding 2,4'-dihydroxyacetophenone dioxygenase family protein, translating to MVDKAVAEFWQNIPPIANPFKPDALPEAYIANAATDDERYYVPFTETVSSRPLWISPSQNKWCDILMAKEAGLVNRHYHPHEVFAYTLSGKWGYLEHEWTATKGDFVYETPGEGHTLVAFDHPEPMRAFFIVKGPLIWLDEEGNPDGYFDVHSYIAMCKAHYEKVGLGAPAIEKLFR from the coding sequence GTGGTCGACAAAGCCGTAGCCGAATTCTGGCAAAACATCCCGCCGATTGCCAATCCGTTCAAGCCCGATGCGCTGCCGGAAGCCTACATCGCGAACGCGGCCACCGACGACGAGCGCTATTACGTTCCGTTCACCGAAACGGTTTCGTCGCGGCCGCTGTGGATCTCGCCGTCGCAGAACAAATGGTGCGACATCCTGATGGCGAAGGAAGCGGGGCTCGTGAACCGGCACTATCACCCGCACGAGGTATTCGCGTACACGCTGTCCGGCAAATGGGGCTATCTGGAGCACGAATGGACCGCGACGAAGGGCGATTTCGTGTACGAGACGCCGGGCGAAGGCCACACGCTCGTCGCGTTCGATCACCCCGAGCCGATGCGCGCGTTCTTCATCGTCAAGGGCCCGCTGATCTGGCTCGACGAAGAAGGCAACCCCGACGGCTATTTCGACGTGCATTCGTACATCGCGATGTGCAAGGCGCATTACGAGAAGGTCGGCCTCGGCGCGCCAGCGATCGAGAAGCTGTTCCGCTGA
- a CDS encoding helix-turn-helix domain-containing protein, whose product MTNSTVFSRTRGSTADVPARDRMAYWDAFNAATLVGLRCSSLSPAGLEVEKTDIALPGLGIADISGQDHVIERSPALVRQLPKESLFACQILSGRAYFIQRDRCLLAEAGDVVVYDTRVPYLFGFLTPMRQLLIDVPIATFDDRLDAELAALPLRIAPKPGAGAMLGATLRASVERFMKDPVECDAARFAERTRTLVAELIDTEVNGAGASRASLSYLLTAKQYIATHLGEPELGPQAVADAVGLSLRHLGRLFAAEGESITQHIWSERLAHAHRELTDARLRKTSVGEIAFRWGFSSQAHFSRAIRERYGASPMALRDAAPRGAV is encoded by the coding sequence GTGACGAATTCGACCGTTTTTTCACGCACGCGAGGCTCGACGGCCGACGTGCCGGCGCGCGACAGGATGGCGTACTGGGATGCGTTCAACGCGGCGACGCTGGTCGGCCTGCGCTGCTCGTCGCTGTCGCCGGCCGGGCTCGAAGTCGAGAAGACCGACATCGCGCTGCCGGGCCTCGGCATCGCCGACATCAGCGGCCAGGATCACGTGATCGAGCGCAGCCCCGCGTTGGTGCGCCAACTGCCGAAGGAATCGCTGTTCGCGTGCCAGATCCTGAGCGGGCGCGCGTATTTCATCCAGCGTGACCGGTGCCTGCTCGCGGAAGCCGGCGACGTCGTCGTCTACGACACGCGCGTGCCATATCTGTTCGGATTCCTGACGCCGATGCGGCAGCTGCTGATCGATGTCCCGATCGCGACGTTCGACGACCGGCTCGACGCGGAGCTGGCGGCGCTGCCGCTGCGGATCGCGCCGAAGCCGGGCGCGGGTGCGATGCTCGGCGCGACGCTGAGGGCGAGCGTCGAGCGCTTCATGAAGGATCCGGTCGAGTGCGATGCCGCGCGCTTTGCCGAGCGCACGCGCACGCTGGTCGCGGAACTGATCGACACGGAAGTGAACGGTGCGGGCGCATCGCGTGCTTCGCTGTCGTACCTGCTGACCGCGAAGCAGTACATCGCGACGCATCTCGGCGAGCCGGAGCTCGGGCCGCAGGCGGTTGCCGACGCGGTCGGGCTGTCGCTGCGTCATCTCGGCCGGCTCTTTGCGGCCGAAGGCGAGTCGATCACGCAGCACATCTGGTCGGAACGGCTGGCGCACGCGCATCGCGAGCTGACGGATGCGCGGCTGCGCAAGACGAGCGTCGGCGAGATCGCGTTTCGCTGGGGGTTCTCGAGCCAGGCGCATTTCAGCCGCGCGATTCGCGAGCGCTACGGCGCGTCGCCGATGGCGCTGCGCGATGCGGCGCCGCGCGGCGCCGTTTAG
- a CDS encoding aldo/keto reductase, translating into MALRTLGTSNIQVSPLAFGGNVFGWTVDENASFSLLDALADIGINFIDTADVYSAWAPGNSGGESETIIGKWLKRSGKREQVVIATKVGLLSTRAGLTKDNILQAADDSLRRLQTDYIDLYFSHRDLADTAPLEETLGAYQTLIDAGKVRIIGASNYSGARLREAADISKRDGLPAYQVIQPEYNLIDRADYERDLEPVVRDLKLGVVNYYALASGFLSGKYRSEADLKKSVRGDRVAGYLDERGLRILAALDAVSAKHGTQPAAIALAWQIARPTITAPIASATSLAQLALLGEAIRIRLDQDDIRQIDEASAT; encoded by the coding sequence ATGGCACTACGCACTCTCGGCACGTCGAACATCCAGGTTTCGCCGCTCGCGTTCGGCGGCAACGTCTTCGGCTGGACCGTCGACGAAAACGCGTCGTTTTCGCTGCTCGACGCGCTCGCCGACATCGGCATCAACTTCATCGACACGGCCGACGTCTATTCGGCCTGGGCGCCCGGCAACAGCGGCGGCGAATCGGAAACGATCATCGGCAAGTGGCTCAAGCGTTCCGGCAAGCGCGAGCAGGTCGTGATCGCGACCAAGGTCGGCCTGCTTTCGACACGCGCGGGCCTGACGAAAGACAACATCCTGCAGGCCGCCGACGATTCGCTGCGCCGCCTGCAGACCGACTACATCGACCTGTATTTCTCGCACCGCGACCTCGCCGATACGGCCCCGCTCGAGGAAACGCTCGGCGCATACCAGACGCTGATCGACGCGGGCAAGGTGCGCATCATCGGTGCATCGAACTACAGCGGCGCGCGCCTGCGCGAAGCCGCCGACATCAGCAAGCGCGACGGCCTGCCCGCGTACCAGGTCATCCAGCCCGAATACAACCTGATCGACCGCGCCGACTACGAACGCGATCTCGAGCCGGTCGTGCGCGACCTGAAGCTCGGCGTCGTCAACTATTACGCGCTCGCGAGCGGTTTCCTGTCGGGCAAGTACCGCAGCGAGGCCGACCTGAAGAAGAGCGTGCGCGGCGATCGCGTCGCCGGTTATCTCGACGAACGCGGCCTGCGCATTCTCGCCGCGCTCGACGCCGTGTCGGCGAAGCACGGCACGCAGCCGGCCGCAATCGCGCTCGCGTGGCAGATCGCGCGGCCGACGATCACCGCGCCGATCGCGAGCGCGACGTCGCTCGCGCAGCTCGCATTGCTCGGCGAAGCGATCCGCATCCGGCTCGATCAGGACGACATCCGCCAGATCGACGAGGCCAGCGCAACCTGA
- a CDS encoding LysE/ArgO family amino acid transporter, producing MNWLAFSHGAALCASLIVTIGAQNAFVLRQGIMRSHVGKIVLLCALSDMILIGAGVGGASVLVERYPTFVHAVLYVGLAYLAWFGINALRRAFKPGHATLDVRGDAVAPPPQSGLAIVLMTLAFTWLNPHVYLDTFLLIGTAGAREPEGARLAFAIGAMAVSVVWFLGLGYGARLLAPWFRKAVAWRVLDGAIGSMVLFLAAVQLR from the coding sequence ATGAACTGGCTCGCTTTTTCCCACGGCGCCGCACTGTGCGCGTCGCTCATCGTCACCATCGGCGCGCAGAACGCGTTCGTACTCCGCCAAGGCATCATGCGCTCGCATGTCGGCAAGATCGTGCTGCTGTGCGCGCTATCCGACATGATCCTGATCGGCGCCGGCGTCGGCGGCGCATCGGTGCTGGTCGAGCGGTATCCGACTTTCGTCCACGCGGTGCTGTACGTCGGCCTCGCGTATCTCGCATGGTTCGGCATCAACGCGCTGCGCCGCGCGTTCAAGCCGGGCCACGCAACGCTCGACGTGCGCGGCGACGCGGTCGCGCCGCCGCCGCAGAGCGGGCTCGCGATCGTGCTGATGACGCTCGCGTTCACGTGGCTCAACCCGCACGTATATCTCGACACGTTCCTGCTGATCGGCACGGCCGGCGCGCGCGAGCCGGAAGGCGCACGGCTCGCGTTCGCGATCGGCGCGATGGCGGTCAGCGTCGTGTGGTTTCTCGGGCTCGGCTACGGTGCGCGATTGCTGGCGCCGTGGTTCCGCAAGGCCGTTGCGTGGCGCGTGCTGGATGGCGCGATCGGCAGCATGGTGCTGTTTCTCGCGGCTGTGCAGTTGCGCTGA